The genomic stretch TACATTCTATAAGCATTTCTATCCGAAGAGTAGTAACTTTCAACCAAACAATCAACTTGGAAACCATGCTTCTTGTACAGATTCAGTGCAGGGGTTCTCAACGGATCCACGTGAAGCATTATACAGGAAACTTTTCTTGTCCTGCATTTTTCGATTGCCGCTTTCAATAGAACCTCTCCGTGTCCTTGCCTCCTCCATTGCTCTTTCACTAAAAGAAAACCAAAACATCTCATTGGCTCAATCCAAGCATTTTTCATTAGTAAAGAAAACAATTTGAAATACCAAAACACTCTTAGGCAATTTTTCAAACAGCTTATAGGCATAAACTGATAGCATACAAAAGATGAAACTTTAAATGAAACTATTAGTTTATGACCTTGGATCAATGTGATAAACATGAAGTAAAAAGGTGGGGTTGGAACCTGCGAGTTTGGTGATAGAAGCATATAACGAGGAAGGCCAGGAATACATGACATAGCCTGCAAGTTCGCCATCCACGTGAAGATAGAGCAATCCACTGTTCTTCTTTTTCAATTCATTTTCAAAGAAGGAAGCGAGTGATTCGTGTTTTGGAAAGATCTTTCTCTCCAATTTCACTATCTCTGCCACAACCTTACCACAATTTTTGTCAAGTTCGCTAATCGCCACATTAGCCATGACTCGCGAGTAAGTTAAAATAAATCTTCTGGTTCTATTTCTCTACACACCAGAATGTTTTAGAGGATATTAATATTGAATTATAGTTAAAAGAACtcatttttcttttatttgtaaaattcaattaaaaaCTTCTATAagtaaaatatttttttatttttcaaatgaCAACCGTTACTATCATAATAGATAATGTAATCTACTTTTTTTAATATATGAAAGTTCATACCCGCCATTTTTACATCTAAATCCAAATTAAATTTGATTAAACATCTATTTTTATTCCCTTACATGTAATTTCAATCCTAATCTTTTAACATAACATCCTGAATAATATACATTTACAAAATATATTATACGCAAGGTTAATTGTTATTGATATAACATAAGAGTCTATCAACCTTCATTATATATACATGCCCAAACAAAAATATACAACTATACATGATATACAAGAGTGCTTAACCAAAAACTAACATATATATACAATATCCACATTGCACATAATCCACAGTGAAGGATTACGATAACGAAAGTCTTCGAAACATCATCAGACAATCTTGTACTTGTTTTTAACCTGCAAAGAATCGTCggaaaaacaacaacaataatggggtgagatgataatctcagtgagttcccATATCCTATGAGTCAACTCTGTAACATCCTGAGTTCAATCATTTGATTTAATCAAATTGTTTAAGATTTTATTCAAATTAATTGTCCCGCTAAATTGTTTATGATGTAGTGGTAGGGCAAGTGTCATTGAAATAGAGGTATAGGGAGAGTATGAGTCGGGCACTGGTGTTTAGAATTATTAGAGttttaatgaattttaaaataatatttatatttattttataattaaaataatgAGGAAAATTAGATGTGTAGAAGAAGTGGGGGCATGGTTGGGAATAAGGAAGATATGGAGGATAGAATGGGGAATACAATGGTAAGATGGGGGTATTATAGGAAGAGACCATTTTGAAAGGAAATAAGTCTTGAAAACAAATAGAGAATTGAGAACCTAGAGAGTCATAACGTGTTTTTCGGAGTTAGATCAAAAGAGGAAAAAAGGAAGAGCAAAGGCTTaagattgaagaactcaaggaAATCAAAGGTTTTTTTGGATGGAAATCAGGTAAGGGGGAGATGTGCTTATTTAAAGGATGTTAGAACATGTGGGGTAGATGGAGGAACCCTTAACTTCCTTAGGATTGGGTATTGTAGATCTAAATTCTGATGTTGTGTTATCACTTTTGATTGTATGATGAATTAGGGTGAAATTTGTGTATTATATGGATGTATATGATGTTTTGATGTGGTTGGTCATGATATGCCATTGATTGATGTTTTGAAGGTTTTTAACCTTGATTGTGTTCTTGATAATTtaaagatgatgatgatgagaaAACTAGGTAAGGAAGTTGGatatgcaaggggaaggtattaacactCATTACATTCGTTATACTCAACGAcaaccgttttgattgttcttgcttGAATGGATGGTATTCTAAGGTTACTCGCGAAAGCATAAGGggaaaagaaaaagaatagataaagtgctcaAAGAAGATTATGGctctcatgcctacgtatccttatagtgcaataaggaattcatagctttgtagttcatagaactaatggtgggaggtgaaaagagaatgataacaaatatggtttgaaccaaaggataTTGTGGTTTGACTCCAAAAAGGGAAGAAATCCGAGCCCAAGAGTAAAATTGGCATTAACCAATATGTAAGTAGCCTGAAGCATTCTCCACTATATGGTACGGCCGAAAACAAATAGAATTAAATGTTTGGTTTCATAGACAAACAACTCTTGGCTCACAAGCAGACATAAGATGAAGCTCAAAGAAATGGTGTATTTGACTCAAAGATAATagtatatcacatgaagtgaatgaatGTAAAattatgaatgcatcatggaaatgaatggagGAATAGAGGAAGAATGAATAAATATGTTCGCAGAGGATTCAgaccctcgtgcctacgtattcttatCGTGCAATTATAAAGTCAGAGCTTCATAGTTCGTGGAACTAATGCGGCATAAGGAAACGATTGATTGGATTACTCAGAGGCAAAGCAAATTGCTTAACAAGTAAGAGTGTGGCATTAACCTAATGGTGGTAATCAACCATAGTGACAAATG from Lathyrus oleraceus cultivar Zhongwan6 chromosome 7, CAAS_Psat_ZW6_1.0, whole genome shotgun sequence encodes the following:
- the LOC127101649 gene encoding uncharacterized protein LOC127101649, giving the protein MANVAISELDKNCGKVVAEIVKLERKIFPKHESLASFFENELKKKNSGLLYLHVDGELAGYVMYSWPSSLYASITKLAVKEQWRRQGHGEVLLKAAIEKCRTRKVSCIMLHVDPLRTPALNLYKKHGFQVDCLVESYYSSDRNAYRMYLDFDSS